A stretch of the Musa acuminata AAA Group cultivar baxijiao chromosome BXJ2-7, Cavendish_Baxijiao_AAA, whole genome shotgun sequence genome encodes the following:
- the LOC103982147 gene encoding cryptochrome DASH, chloroplastic/mitochondrial isoform X1 — protein MTSIIRASSSSPSFFPSKLPSFHSKPAPNPPLFGLRLLMSIVADPSPRGTDGCRLAARCHAVPGLSADEVVATSDEAFGRHSSPSLKRSGSGVAIMWFRNDLRLMDNEALVRAWTASESVLPVYCVDPRNFGATHYFGFPKTGALRAQFLIECLEDLKKNLMKRGLNLLVRFGKPEDILPSIARVCSAHTVYAQKETCSEELLVEKLVLKGLQQVVLPQGGTSNQKSVGPKLVLVWGSSMYHIDDIPFSTKNLPDVYTQFRKAVESKCSIRGCFKLPVSLGPPPNTGLDQIDGWGTIPTLEQLGLKESKASQHEQGIHFLGGENAALGRISEYFWKKDLLRVYKETRNGMMGPDYSTKFSPWLASGSLSPRYIYEEVRRYEKQRVANDSTYWVLFELIWRDYFKFISMKHGNSIFHLGGPRNVVSKWSQDRSLFESWRDGRTGYPLIDANMKELSTTGFMSNRGRQIVCSFLVRDMGIDWRMGAEWFETCLLDYDPASNYGNWTYGAGVGNDPREDRYFSIPKQAKTYDPEGEYVAYWLPELGQLPKERRNFPGQLYIKQIVPLKFGNTHQSTHASNGRSENTHLTHVRKGRRQNKM, from the exons ATGACTTCCATCATCCGCGCTTCCTCATCCTCCCCATCCTTCTTCCCCTCCAAACTCCCTTCCTTCCATTCAAAACCCGCCCCTAATCCTCCCCTCTTCGGTCTCCGCCTCCTCATGAGCATCGTCGCTGACCCTTCTCCCCGCGGCACCGACGGTTGCCGGCTCGCGGCCCGATGCCACGCGGTCCCCGGACTAAGCGCCGACGAGGTCGTCGCTACTTCCGATGAGGCCTTTGGGAGGCATTCTTCTCCCAGTCTGAAGCGCAGCGGCAGTGGCGTCGCGATAATGTGGTTCAGGAACGACCTTCGGTTGATGGATAATGAGGCTCTGGTGCGGGCTTGGACGGCATCGGAATCGGTGCTGCCGGTGTATTGTGTCGATCCTCGCAACTTTGGGGCCACCCATTACTTCGGCTTCCCGAAAACCGGAG CCTTGAGGGCACAATTTCTCATTGAATGCCTGGAAGATCTGAAGAAGAATTTGATGAAACGAGGGCTAAACTTGCTAGTACGATTCGGGAAGCCAGAGGACATCCTTCCTTCAATTGCAAGAGTTTGCAGTGCCCATACA GTTTATGCGCAGAAGGAAACATGCAGTGAGGAGCTTCTGGTTGAAAAGCTTGTTCTAAAGGGTCTGCAACAAGTGGTGCTACCTCAAGGTGGAACTTCGAACCAAAAGTCTGTCGGTCCAAAATTAGTTCTTGTCTGGGGAAGTAGTATGTACCACATTGATGATATTCCATTCAGCACAAAAAACTTACCAGATGTATATACACAGTTCCGCAAG GCTGTTGAATCAAAGTGTTCAATCAGGGGTTGTTTCAAGTTGCCGGTGTCACTTGGGCCACCTCCAAACACTGGTTTGGATCAAATCGATGGATGGGGAACCATTCCAACTCTTGAGCAACTTGGGCTAAAGGAGTCAAAGGCAAGCCAG CATGAACAGGGAATTCATTTTCTCGGAGGTGAAAATGCAGCTCTAGGAAGGATTTCCGAGTACTTCTGGAAGAAG GATTTGTTAAGGGTTTACAAAGAAACAAGGAATGGCATGATGGGGCCAGACTATTCCACAAAGTTCTCACCATGGCTTGCTTCAGGGAGCCTCTCTCCCCGTTATATATATGAGGAG GTCCGCAGATATGAGAAGCAGAGAGTAGCAAATGACTCCACATACTG GGTTTTATTTGAACTGATATGGAGGGACTACTTCAAGTTTATATCTATGAAACATGGGAATTCTATTTTTCATCTAG GGGGTCCAAGAAATGTGGTGTCAAAGTGGAGCCAAGACCGATCATTGTTTGAATCTTGGAGAGATGGTCGCACTGG CTACCCCCTCATCGATGCAAACATGAAAGAATTATCCACCACAGGCTTCATGTCGAACCGAGGGCGCCAG ATTGTCTGCTCATTTCTTGTTCGAGACATGGGCATAGACTGGCGCATGGGGGCTGAATGGTTTGAGACATGCCTACTAGATTACGATCCAGCTTCGAATTATGGAAACTGGACTTATGGAGCTG GAGTTGGTAATGATCCAAGGGAAGATCGGTATTTTAGCATCCCAAAGCAA GCCAAAACCTATGATCCTGAAGGCGAGTATGTTGCTTACTGGTTGCCGGAGCTAGGACAACTCCCCAAGGAGAGAAGAAATTTTCCAGGGCAGTTATATATTAAGCAAATCGTGCCTCTAAAATTTGGGAACACACATCAGAGTACTCATGCCAGCAACGGGAGAAGTGAGAACACACACCTTACTCATGTCAGAAAAGGGAGAAGACAGAACAAAATGTAA
- the LOC103982147 gene encoding cryptochrome DASH, chloroplastic/mitochondrial isoform X2 has translation MTSIIRASSSSPSFFPSKLPSFHSKPAPNPPLFGLRLLMSIVADPSPRGTDGCRLAARCHAVPGLSADEVVATSDEAFGRHSSPSLKRSGSGVAIMWFRNDLRLMDNEALVRAWTASESVLPVYCVDPRNFGATHYFGFPKTGALRAQFLIECLEDLKKNLMKRGLNLLVRFGKPEDILPSIARVCSAHTVYAQKETCSEELLVEKLVLKGLQQVVLPQGGTSNQKSVGPKLVLVWGSSMYHIDDIPFSTKNLPDVYTQFRKAVESKCSIRGCFKLPVSLGPPPNTGLDQIDGWGTIPTLEQLGLKESKHEQGIHFLGGENAALGRISEYFWKKDLLRVYKETRNGMMGPDYSTKFSPWLASGSLSPRYIYEEVRRYEKQRVANDSTYWVLFELIWRDYFKFISMKHGNSIFHLGGPRNVVSKWSQDRSLFESWRDGRTGYPLIDANMKELSTTGFMSNRGRQIVCSFLVRDMGIDWRMGAEWFETCLLDYDPASNYGNWTYGAGVGNDPREDRYFSIPKQAKTYDPEGEYVAYWLPELGQLPKERRNFPGQLYIKQIVPLKFGNTHQSTHASNGRSENTHLTHVRKGRRQNKM, from the exons ATGACTTCCATCATCCGCGCTTCCTCATCCTCCCCATCCTTCTTCCCCTCCAAACTCCCTTCCTTCCATTCAAAACCCGCCCCTAATCCTCCCCTCTTCGGTCTCCGCCTCCTCATGAGCATCGTCGCTGACCCTTCTCCCCGCGGCACCGACGGTTGCCGGCTCGCGGCCCGATGCCACGCGGTCCCCGGACTAAGCGCCGACGAGGTCGTCGCTACTTCCGATGAGGCCTTTGGGAGGCATTCTTCTCCCAGTCTGAAGCGCAGCGGCAGTGGCGTCGCGATAATGTGGTTCAGGAACGACCTTCGGTTGATGGATAATGAGGCTCTGGTGCGGGCTTGGACGGCATCGGAATCGGTGCTGCCGGTGTATTGTGTCGATCCTCGCAACTTTGGGGCCACCCATTACTTCGGCTTCCCGAAAACCGGAG CCTTGAGGGCACAATTTCTCATTGAATGCCTGGAAGATCTGAAGAAGAATTTGATGAAACGAGGGCTAAACTTGCTAGTACGATTCGGGAAGCCAGAGGACATCCTTCCTTCAATTGCAAGAGTTTGCAGTGCCCATACA GTTTATGCGCAGAAGGAAACATGCAGTGAGGAGCTTCTGGTTGAAAAGCTTGTTCTAAAGGGTCTGCAACAAGTGGTGCTACCTCAAGGTGGAACTTCGAACCAAAAGTCTGTCGGTCCAAAATTAGTTCTTGTCTGGGGAAGTAGTATGTACCACATTGATGATATTCCATTCAGCACAAAAAACTTACCAGATGTATATACACAGTTCCGCAAG GCTGTTGAATCAAAGTGTTCAATCAGGGGTTGTTTCAAGTTGCCGGTGTCACTTGGGCCACCTCCAAACACTGGTTTGGATCAAATCGATGGATGGGGAACCATTCCAACTCTTGAGCAACTTGGGCTAAAGGAGTCAAAG CATGAACAGGGAATTCATTTTCTCGGAGGTGAAAATGCAGCTCTAGGAAGGATTTCCGAGTACTTCTGGAAGAAG GATTTGTTAAGGGTTTACAAAGAAACAAGGAATGGCATGATGGGGCCAGACTATTCCACAAAGTTCTCACCATGGCTTGCTTCAGGGAGCCTCTCTCCCCGTTATATATATGAGGAG GTCCGCAGATATGAGAAGCAGAGAGTAGCAAATGACTCCACATACTG GGTTTTATTTGAACTGATATGGAGGGACTACTTCAAGTTTATATCTATGAAACATGGGAATTCTATTTTTCATCTAG GGGGTCCAAGAAATGTGGTGTCAAAGTGGAGCCAAGACCGATCATTGTTTGAATCTTGGAGAGATGGTCGCACTGG CTACCCCCTCATCGATGCAAACATGAAAGAATTATCCACCACAGGCTTCATGTCGAACCGAGGGCGCCAG ATTGTCTGCTCATTTCTTGTTCGAGACATGGGCATAGACTGGCGCATGGGGGCTGAATGGTTTGAGACATGCCTACTAGATTACGATCCAGCTTCGAATTATGGAAACTGGACTTATGGAGCTG GAGTTGGTAATGATCCAAGGGAAGATCGGTATTTTAGCATCCCAAAGCAA GCCAAAACCTATGATCCTGAAGGCGAGTATGTTGCTTACTGGTTGCCGGAGCTAGGACAACTCCCCAAGGAGAGAAGAAATTTTCCAGGGCAGTTATATATTAAGCAAATCGTGCCTCTAAAATTTGGGAACACACATCAGAGTACTCATGCCAGCAACGGGAGAAGTGAGAACACACACCTTACTCATGTCAGAAAAGGGAGAAGACAGAACAAAATGTAA